From Plasmodium cynomolgi strain B DNA, chromosome 9, whole genome shotgun sequence:
TGAGAGGATCAACAAGGGGAATATCTCCCGGACATCGCCGCTAACGGAAGGGAAGAAGTCCCTTATTACTCTCTCCAGCATGAATGGAAGTGTGCGGTACCCAAGtggggaaaacgaaaaagattTTGAAGAGGACATAATGCGTCAGGATACAGCACACAGAAAGGTGAGCGATGAAGGGGTATCTGACAGACAAGGGTATCTAACAAACCAGACTCGATCATGGAAGGGATTGCAGAGAAGTAGTAGCAGCGTGTTGTTTAGTGGTCCTAATCGAAAGATCACACCATCATCGGGGGGTTTCGCCGATGATCCTACAGTTAAGGAATACACCCATGACGATCGAAGGAGCAGCGTTgatacaatttttgcaaaagaagACGAGCAGAAGAAGGGGCCAATTGATCGGAATACCACCCCACGTAGTGAAGGGACAAACCAACGGAGTATCGACCAAGTACAGTCACAAAAGGGTATGGAAGTAAGTGAGAAAGGGAGAGCGAAAGATAAAGCGCCAAGCGAAGCTGCGAATGATGTATTAGAAGCATGCAGCACCAGTTACTCCTTCGAAAGGAATGGAATAAATGAGCAGAAAGGACAAGCAGGGAATTCCTACCAGTCTGTACAACTAGAGGCTTACAAAATATGTGAGCATGAGCAGAGAGAGAGAGGCAGTAGAAACATAGCAACAGAGTATGACGCTACAAATGCAGGACGtgcaaatgaagaaaagagCAACACGGGGAAGGTAGTAATCCCCCCgagtgaagaagaaagaaaagtgCATCCTAACTGCCACGGTGAGGAAAGAAGTAATAGAAGGGTAGTATCACCCTGCAGTGGACAAAGAAGGAACACAGTTgctggtgaagaaaaaagcgcTAACGGTTATATAGGAAAGAAAGGCAGCATAAATGGATTGCCCCCCCCAAGTGTGCCCAGTGATGTGTATGAGAATATCGACATGCACAAGGAGAATCAGCGGAGTGACAATGAAAAGGTTCTCTCAGGGGGGAATCCCTCTGAAGAAAACCCCTCTGTGGAGAACCCCTCTGTGGAGAACCCCTCTGGGAAGAACCCCTCTGGGAAGAACCCCTCTGTGGAGAACCCCTCTGGGAAGAACCCCTCTGGGAAGAACCCCTCTGGAGAGAACCCCTCTAGAGATACGCACCCGCGTAGTATCAACCGTGACGATAATTTGGACCCCAAACAATTTAAGAACAAGCCGAGTGTGGATTATCAAATGGTCCAGGGCccaggggggaaggaaatcaACTACATGGAAGGACAGAATCAGGAAGAAAGCTGTACAAGGAATTCCCAATACAGTAAAAATTCGAATGAGCCTTATGGAGAGACCTACCGATGCAAGAGTGGCCAATTGGGTTATGTGAAACAGGGTACACAGAGCTATGAACATGCTGGTGATGAACAGGAAACCATTTTATCCACATGCAGAGAGGAAGACTACACATCACACAAGGGTAACATCGGGGATTACCCCTACGGAAAATATTTCAGTAAAGGCAAACGGGAAGACGAGCTTCATTCTAATCACTACAATGATGGAGTGAGAAGTAACGGGGAACATTCCAGGAGTAGTGCATTAAGTGAAGATGCATGTCTCGGTGCAGTTAAGGTGGAGAGGGCGGAACATTCCAGTAGCGGGGCTCGCAGCGGGAGAGGTATGCATCACAGGGGAGACAAGGAGGAGCATGGTGGGGGGTTTCAATCAGAGAAGATCCCGCAAGGAGACAAACATGCTTATGAGAGGATCGACCCGCTAGGAGACAAAAATTCGTATGAAAGGATCGACTCGTTAAACACAATTCAACCGTACGGAATGAAGAACCCGAGGGAGGGAGAAACGAAGATAAACGCGCATATGTGTGGAAGCGGAAGAGGAGGTACTCATCCATGTGGCATACATACAGAAGGAGATGGCAGAAGAAACACAAAAGACATCGCTGTGAAAAGGATTAACGAGATAATAATGGCACCAAACAGTTTGCACAACAGAACTGATTCAACCAACctcgaaaggaagaaagaaaggaaCACATATGATCACGCGGGTGAGGATTTTCCTCAAGAAAGACCAGCACAGGATTACCCTTATGGTAGATACCAAAGCAGAGACGCAAATTATCCGTACGAGCAATCCAGAAAAGGGGACAACTATCGTGGAAGGGATATTCTAGAAATGAATGCAACGAACTCGTACcagttaaaaaagaataaccaatttgaagaagccATGATCCAACACAAGTACAGTAAAAACGGCACGCAGCTTTATGAGGATGAGACCAATCAGCCGGTTTATCCCTTCAACGAATTTCTTCCAAACGATAAGGCCCCTTCTGGTCATTTGGGTAGTCTTGCAAGGGAAGAAGCATTCGCCAGTCGTCTCATGGAAGGGAATGTCCGTGAGAGGCATAGCTCTTTGGGGGGATGTGAAGGGTACGAGAATTGGCCTCAAAGAGAGGGGGTGACTGGGGAGCGTGGCAGCGAAAGGTATGACCCCAGCTGGAGTCGCGGCGGCGACTACCGTTATGGCGGGCTTTGTGGAGAGCACCACGGGGAGGAGAACCCCTGGGAGGAGCACTACAACGGCCACCACGACGGCCACCACGACGGCCACCACGACGGCCACCACGACAGCCACTACGGCCGCTACCCCCCCCTGTACGAAAACTTGGAAGTGCACAGTGTCATGGTTGCCCCTCATGACAGAGTAGAAAAATCGAAAACGAACGTAAAGATTGTGGACCATAATTATGTTTCGAGTGGCATCCCCTATGGAACAGATTTTCACTCACCAGTTATGCCACAAGGGGAGTATGTAAAGGCACACACGTCTTATGTATCCTACGGGGGTGGAGCTAAGTGGAAGGGAAACAGTACACAACCCCTTGGATGTGCACACCtagaggaaaagaagaaagaggcCATTTATAACTATAAGGAGGCACGtttaaaatatgatattAAACGAGAGATGTATGAGGGGAAGTACACGGGGAGTCCGCACGAGTATGAACAGTGCTCACGGGTGGATGGAAGAAGCAACACTGCACTTCCGTACGACTACTACATCGATGAAGGTGCGCGAAGCGAAGTTGTGCGGCGGTATGGCAAGTATGCTCAGGAGGAGTTGCACAGAAAAGGCGAAAATGTAATTATGTTCCACCGTTTTGGAGAGTCAAAGGATGTAGATAGTCACATCGATAGAGTAGCTCCCGCCCCCTCGCGTCAATACAGCGGGAACGGCGGGGGGAATAGCGGTGGGAACGGCGGTGGGAACGGCGGTCGGGACAGCGGTGGCCCAGTACCGCTTCATTACGATGTGAAAAGAGAGGATAACACACATGGATTGgccccccaaatgggtgaTGACTACCCAAATGAGAATAAAACGTGGAACTacagagaaggaaaaaatggactaCCTTTTAGAAAGGCCAACACAAATTATGAACAATACAAGGTGGGTAGAGACATGGGAAGTAACAGTGATGGTCGTATATTTAGACACTCGGAGGGGGACACAATGCATAGGGGAGGAATATCAAGGGGAAACATCCAAATGGATCACAATGCAAGTAGCAGCAGTGGAAGGAATGCTAACTATAACGAACTACTttatgaactgttcagggAAAATATAGACAGCCAgggtaaggaaaaaaacagccaagtgttaaataaaattatggaTGTCATGATGAATATACAGAATGATTTGAAGGATGTGAAGTGTAAACTcagcaggaagaagaaaagtgATCACCACCCCCAGGAGGGGGGAGATGCCCGCAGTGAGGATAGCGGCCAGCATGAGGGTCAGCGCAGCAGAGGGAATAATGGCACACCGGATGGTGAGAATAAGGGCAACCCCCGTGGTGAGAATAAGGGCACCCCCCTTGGTGAGAATAAGGTCACCCCCCGTGGTGAGAATACGGGCCAGCCAAACTGCCTTGGTAGGGGCCCAGCCCGGCGATCCTCCCCCTTGAATAACCCCGAATTGGACGCGAGCCTGACCCCCGTTCTGCAGAACCTCAACTACGAAGAAGTAAAAGACTCCGTTATCAGCAAATCGAATAGGCTATACCTGTTCAGCAAATTTTTCGCCTCCGTTTTTTACGAACACAGTGTGAAGAcgcataattttattatgttcaatatatataacacaGAGCAGAGGAGACAAACACATAAAGTATCTCTTTTCCTGGAGAGGGACTACAACGATATCTACAGTCACGCGTACAATAACTTACTGTTCTACTCCTTTGATTGTTACAAATTCTACAAATACATAAAGACCAAGTTCCAAGGGagttacaaaatatatgagaATTCAACTCTGTGTCTTTACATACAGAATAATTACGAGACGAATTTGATTAATCGTCTCTTTATTGAGCAAaataatttgcacaaaagCAGCTTCTGTCTAAATGAGAAGAGGATCCTGAAGACCTGTACCAAATATGTGGTGGAGTATTTTTTGTCTCTTTTAGACAAACaggttaatataaaaaatgtgattccttttatgaagaaaaagaattacgAGATCGATCAGAGAAacttgtattttttcatttctagGGTTAATTTaatggataaaatttttagtgACTCACATGGCTTCGAGTGCAACAAAAAGACGTTCGAGAGGTTCTCCCCCAATGTGAGAAATTtcgccgttttttttaagtacataCGGGACGCCTCCGACTTTTATGACTCCCTCGTTGGGGCGGAAGTGGAAGCGGGAGTGGAAGCGCCACAGGGGGAGGCAGCACCGGGGGAGGCACCTGCGGAAGCGCGTTCTGCGCCAGGTTCCTCGGCACGCTCCGCCAACGCTGCAGCTGCTTCGGGTGCTCCCCCTCCTGGTCGCAGCTACCGGCTTATCATCGTGGCCCTGCACAAGGGGAAATCGTTCCAGTACGACAAGGCTCCCTTCAGCAGCTTTATAAACTCGAGGCAAAGCGATATGCACCACTACTACAACAGTTACGACTCCATGTCCTTCTTCAATGACGAAGTGGTGCTCTTCAATCTGTCCTATGCAGTTCCTTTTTACTACATAGAGTACTACAGGAACTAGGGCCACGTGGGGGTTCCTACAGACACACATCGCGTGAGTAAAAGCGCCCAagtggagttttttttttctgaaaaattATCACAATGTGTagtgccactttttttttttctttttctgaaTAATTATCTTAGTGTGtagtaccccctttttttttttctctcttttttaagGTTCTCCcatttgactttttttttttttttttgttgtaagcgttttaattttttttttttttaaatcctttTCGATTGCATTTTCAAATGTACTCAAGGATTCCCTACACTGGGGCggtttgtgcattttttttttttttcccaattggTGTGCCTTtgttttgataatttttaagGCAGAGCACACCAACGGTGCGTTGATGCGCGGCACTGCTCCCTGCACTGTGTCTTTTGAATAACCTTGTGAATAactcctcccatttttaataGTTTTGCGCCGTTGCGGTGTTGCGGTGTTGCGGTGTTGCGGCGTTGCGGCGTTGTGGTGTTGCACTCTTCGACGTTGCGCTGCTTCGCCGTTGCACTGCTTCTACGTCGCGATGGTCAGTTTGACAGCCATGTTGGGCACGCCTCCCCCGAGCAGTGCTCCCCTTCTGTGCGCCCTTTTCCTccaatttgttcctttttttagccGTTCTTTTGTACCTACACCAGAGAGTTGCGCAGATAAATAGCGTGGGGAGGGGTGAGCACAAACGCACATATATTTACTTTCCCCACATGGCAAGATTCCCATTTTGACCAACTTCGCAGCAACGTAGATGACCTAAATGTGCATTCCTTTAGTTTCCCCTGCGCAGGTTACTCTTTGTTCATAACTCGCCctccaaaaatttaaactatttttcacttttgtgtGTGAAGTAATGTGTGTGAAGTAATGTGTGTGAAATTTTGTCCCCATGATTAGCTCATTGGACAAACGCCATAGTTCGTCCCAtagcaaaaattaaaattttttttgtaaaaagaatatgTATCCGTTCGATAGGTTCAATATGCACGCGGAGAAAATAAGCATCCAGGAAAAGGTGGGACGGCGACACTACTCAGTTGTGTGTTGTAGCTCTGCTGCTGCTCGCCCCTTAGGTGGACTCCCCAACATGaagcgcaaaagggggatcACCTTTTCTGTGGGTCTTTTTCTACTATGCTCTTTGTTAATCGGTCTAGGGTTGGGTTTGGAGGATTCCTCAGGAGAATCCCCCCCCAAAGACAGCTTCCTATCAACCTGCATGGAAGTCATTGATGCGATAACATTCTACGAAGACGAGCTGCAGAAGTACAAGTATGACGATGAGTGTGCACCCTATCGGTACATAGGCAATGCAGTTTTGGAAAAGAACAATTTGAGTCATTACAACTGCTATGCCAAGATACAGAAAGCATTGTGTAAGCTGAGGTACACCAGGGTTGCAACTCCTCAGGGGGGGAGCGATGATGGGGAGAGCGGAGAAGGGGAGAGCGATGAGGGAGAGAgcggagaaggggaaagcgCAGAAGGGCATGCAGATAGAGAAGGTGAAAAACACCACAGGGAAAATACCAATGGAGAGAGTAGAACAAATGAGGAACACCCCCAAGAGGATTTCCCAACAGAAGGAGATGAAGCTACGTGCACCAGAACGAAGGATATGTTTATGTCCCTGCTGAAGAAATGCAGCGAAAGGGGATATGGAGATCCCGTGGCCCATTGCGCCTCCCTggacatagaaaaaaatgtcatctCAGATGGAGAGCTATTCTGTGAGAGTTCAttcgaaaggaaaaaaagtgtgcatgAAAATGGGGGTCACAAATCAGTCTATGTAAATGGTTATAAAGAGCACATAACTGaaactttccattttgaggaaGACCAAAGGGACGACTGCATCGGTATGGTTAATCTGTTTAACAGCTGCTCCACTGTTAGAAGAAGCGTCTTTGGAGATACACCTCTCATCCATTGTGCTGAACAAAGCGAAAAGCATTTTTGCAATAGAAGGgttcaaaaaatggaggataaaaattatatatacaccTGCTCAGACATGATAGTGCCTTATTTGTTGGGCGCAAAGAATAAGGAGAAGACGTACAGCCAAATGTGCCACGATGTAAAAGATTACGCAAAGGTGttgaagaatgaaaaaaatgaaatttttaaaaaaaaaaaaaaaaacaagaaagtGTGAAGAATATGAAGCTAACGAAAAAGTTGTACAAAATTACGGAACATATTTTCCAAACTCTGCAAGAGCAAGTGGAAAAATACAACACAGATTTATTTCACCTCTTTAaccttttgaaaaatacaaagatTGTGCTCCCCATTgaatatatgttaaaattgaACGAAATAACTGATGGAATTACTCACTTAGAGGACGcaatgcacaaaatggtgtacCCCACCTTGGATGAGAACAATATTGAGGAAAACGTTTTGCTCGTTAATGAAGCGAAGGCTGCCATAGAGGGGTTCCTGAGCTTGCAGCAGGGCATCGTGGTCGCGGCCAGGCAGGTTAATGAGTACATTCGCAGGGCAACCGATGCAGCAGTAACCGATGCAACAGCAACCGCTGCAACAACAACCGCTGCTCGAGCTAGCCCGTTAGGCAATCGCGCCATCCTCTTAAGCTTGGACGAGCTGGAGAAGctgcaaaaaaggcataaacgCATTAACGAGAGAATAGAAGACTATGCTGACAGACGCAGCCATTCCGTTCTCCACGACCATAATTcgatgatgaaaaatttccatgACGATATTGAGAAGCTAAATGGATTAATTGAAATTTACACTTCGCAAATTTCTTTGCTAATTGGTAAGGGGTTAGTTGCATGATCGATCGGGCGAGCCATCCACCTGCTCATCGTTCCCATGCGGAGCCACACCGCACACTGCGTGAGACAtccatgtgtgcatataaactgtgtgcgcaattttttcgcAGTAGAATGAgttaaattgtttttaaaatactaaACAGGGGGTGAACAAATGAGGATGCGGTAAAATGGAAAGGCGAAACGatgggaattaaaaaagacgTGGGTAAATAGGTGTGCAGGAGCGTAGTTAATAATGATTGGTTGGGCGGTCACTCCGAAGAGCTGTGTAACCGCATACCCGCAAAAACTAATTCACCAAAACGAAGTACATAATTATTGGTagcaaaaggagaagcgagCTCGGGGCACTATTGTTCGAACCCCCCCTATGTTTAGAATCGCCTTGCGAATTAACACTCTTGAGCACTTGCACATTCCCAGGGGGTTTCACCTGTGCCCCGTTGCCGTTTTCTGCCCCGTTGCCGTTTTCTGTCCCCTTGCCGCTTTCTGTCCCCTTGCCGTTTTCTGCCCCGTTGCTGTTTTGTGAGCCGTTGCCGTTTTGTGCACCGTTGCTGTTTTGTGCCTCATTGCCGTTTTGTGCCCCgttgccattttgtgccccgttgccattttgtgccCCATTACCGTTTTGTGCCCCATTACCGTTTTGTGCCCCGTTTGGGAGATTGTCCGCTACGTGATTGTTGTTTTGCAGGCTCTGTAACGCATTCGTTTGTGGCGTCGCTTGAAGCTTTAGCCAGTTTTCTATAGCTTGGTCCGTCCGGGGGCATTCAATTTTGGCGTAAAAATAGTAGTTCCCCACGTGGTACCCCTGGTCGCTGGTTATGTCGACATTCAAGTTTCGGCTGTCCAGCAGGTTGCTGCTTTCTGGGACAAATAGGCGCCTGGGGAGAATAAGCGGTGAAATGATATCGGGTTTGCAATGAAATGATACCGGGTTTGCAATGAAATGATATCGGGTTTGCAATGAAATGATATCGGGTTTGCAATGAAATGATATCGGATTTGCGTCGAAATGGCATATAAATTGCGGGCAATTAGCATCGTGCTAGCGCAGTGCGGCGCTGCAgcgcccatttttacatgccCCGCAAACTCATCGCTGCGGTTATAAGTGACTATTACTGGTAAAAGGCGAAGGACTGCGTCTGGTGAATGTTAAACGTTTTGAAATTGGCCACATTCAAAGGGCAGGTGggaagggaattttttccattcggGAATTGCTCATTTGGTTTTAACGAATCAGAGTTGACGTTGTTTATCCTAACGGATATGTTCAACCCGTTCGCGTCATTATCCTCTGCGAGCTTCGTTCCGTATATGTGAAAGTTGGCCAGCCTGAACAGGTGCTTGTACGCCTCAGTTTTATCTAtccaaggaaaaaaaacattgcacacatgtatatatatataaatatatatataaatatatatgtgtttgtttgtgtgtgtgcgtgcgCACTCAGCTGGTACAGCTAAAAGGAGCCGTGTCTTTTAGCGCCACGACAGATGCTCTTTCCCGTTGAGTAAAAATACCTGCATTGGGCAGTTCCTTGGATGCCTGCACGAATTTGTTCAGGTGAGGGACGCACTTGGAGAAGTCGAACAACGCCTTGTCCCACAGAAACGGCACACCTACCAAGCTATTTTGGCTAAtcagctaaaaaaaaaaaaaaaaatgaacagggaATAATAtttggagagaaaaagaaaaaatatatgaacaaggaataatatttggaaaaaaaaaaatgacaaacatAGCAGTGCAGTCATCAgctatcataaaaaaagctagctgcTTTCCCCCGCTCTGGCATAACAATctatgttctttttttttttttcgttaacaTTTGCAGAGTCGATGAAACCCGATGATACGAGGATATTTTCTGGGTTAAAACTTTTCATGTTGCTACACTGGTCTCTTGACGTTCCCAAAATGGGACACCCGCCGCAATACGTTACATTTGTGCAGTCTgaacaaaggggaaaaaacggtGTGTGCATCATGCACAATTTGGTGGGTTAGTAAGCGTGCAAGAGTATTCAGGAATGGGTTGCATGtctgcatatatacattcatGCACGCATGTGGTACGCGGTTGAGACATACCGGTCAAGGGTATCTTCCCGTTGGCGTCGTTCGTTAGGGGAGCGCAGTTAATCGAACTGCATATAATTTCGCTGGTGTTAAATTTATCgttattttccattaattttgaaaagacCTGTACAGCGTTTCCATCTGCGGGGGGGCTAGACATGGCCATTCCCGATGTGACACTTTGATTCGCGTTTGTGTTTGTATTGGGTGCATTTGTGCTATTGCCACTGACCGCAGGTACGGAGGCGGAGGCGGTTCCAAGGGCGGCAGCCGCGGTTGTGCTCAAGTTGCTGCTGCCATTGGGGATGTTTCCATTAGGGTTGTTAACCCCGTTCATGTTATTGCCGCCCATATTATTCCCGTTCACGTTGCCATTCGCATTCACGTTGTTTCCCCCATTGGCGTTGTTTCCCCCATTCACGGTGTTTCCCCCATTCACGTTGTTTCCCCCATTCACGTTACTTGCCCCATTCACGTTACTTGCCCCATTCACGTTACTTGCCCCATTATTATNNNNNNNNNNNNNNNNNNNNNNNNNNNNNNNNNNNNNNNNNNNNNNNNNNNNNNNNNNNNNNNNNNNNNNNNNNNNNNNNNNNNNNNNNNNNNNNNNNNNNNNNNNNNNNNNNNNNNNNNNNNNNNNNNNNNNNNNNNNNNNNNNNNNNNNNNNNNNNNNNNNNNNNNNNNNNNNNNNNNNNNNNNNNNNNNNNNNNNNNNNNNNNNNNNNNNNNNNNNNNNNNNNNNNNNNNNNNNNNNNNNNNNNNNNNNNNNNNNNNNNNNNNNNNNNNNNNNNNNNNNNNNNNNNNNNNNNNNNNNNNNNNNNNNNNNNNNNNNNNNNNNNNNNNNNNNNNNNNNNNNNNNNNNNNNNNNNNNNNNNNNNNNNNNNNNNNNNNNNNNNNNNNNNNNNNNNNNNNNNNNNNNNNNNNNNNNNNNNNNNNNNNNNNNNNNNNNNNNNNNNNNNNNNNNNNNNNNNNNNNNNNNNNNNNNNNNNNNNNNNNNNNNNNNNNNNNNNNNNNNNNNNNNNNNNNNNNNNNNNNNNNNNNNNNNNNNNNNNNNNNNNNNNNNNNNNNNNNNNNNNNNNNNNNNNNNNNNNNNNNNNNNNNNNNNNNNNNNNNNNNNNNNNNNNNNNNNNNNNNNNNNNNNNNNNNNNNNNNNNNNNNNNNNNNNNNNNNNNNNNNNNNNNNNNNNNNNNNNNNNNNNNNNNNNNNNNNNNNNNNNNNNNNNNNNNNNNNNNNNNNNNNNNNNNNNNNNNNNNNNNNNNNNNNNNNNNNNNNNNNNNNNNNNNNNNNNNNNNNNNNNNNNNNNNNNNNNNNNNNNNNNNNNNNNNNNNNNNNNNNNNNNNNNNNNNNNNNNNNNNNNNNNNNNNNNNNNNNNNNNNNNNNNNNNNNNNNNNNNNNNNNNNNNNNNNNNNNNNNNNNNNNNNNNNNNNNNNNNNNNNNNNNNNNNNNNNNNNNNNNNNNNNNNNNNNNNNNNNNNNNNNNNNNNNNNNNNNNNNNNNNNNNNNNNNNNNNNNNNNNNNNNNNNNNNNNNNNNNNNNNNNNNNNNNNNNNNNNNNNNNNNNNNNNNNNNNNNNNNNNNNNNNNNNNNNNNNNNNNNNNNNNNNNNNNNNNNNNNNNNNNNNNNNNNNNNNNNNNNNNNNNNNNNNNNNNNNNNNNNNNNNNNNNNNNNNNNNNNNNNNNNNNNNNNNNNNNNNNNNNNNNNNNNNNNNNNNNNNNNNNNNNNNN
This genomic window contains:
- a CDS encoding hypothetical protein (putative); translated protein: MKGTTSRSGSINLYNNITDSLSKLKTIIKYDQENDVDKGGGEAQQGKAYEGGHCKLAKDGPNDAAKYPFFGGTETADGNPTHRQRDQRKGHRTNNKERELLRSIAKANSLKKIEKNISLLLRSDDEEGELEEEKEEQHLRDMKHLKHPQHPQQPQQPQQPQQHYDGSDGCVAVGPGTVFAPRRNYHQREEGRLPNQPYPSTVQTDGQIRNKNCDEAVEMDRDVNYGVNANYKMGGNLDSLERIPQFSITGSKDKIGYSKHLIQGGYFDMVDTDMAHSTDGPAGKNQLDLSLMSKEDLKKEFSFYSLSEKNSVHKFSLQNNDMLDLSQISNFSNFSNRLRGSSRANFAKGSKLKEATMSDSNTSISSFTFNGNASNLIGRDLAGEDEPDRYGEHGEHGEHGEHGEHGEHGINPAIDLNSDHCAKMHGRVLSAAANGMENKGLSKKKKSDIYIAMDNTSNNSGTYYENSLKSNRSNLGTSRQNTLDESHRTYLGSGDYFDPNLSHTKVDKNTLPGHVNFYTKHNELNESLHNLNANKTSRSGEAASLRSGEAASLRSGVEASLKSGVEASSKSDGSFVSKNYLNLNNSSHVDLTRSQMNVRAKKEITTDHVRDEREREKKKENIHIGSNIDFDNNIFKNYNKEKKLEEGKKCGSDVEGRVLSEEMMSEVLTHAASSGKAAMKDEADGTLPISEDDVDRKNINEIYKKINSISMLNDLSLNKLESLNSSIMDIYTKNNDEGKFLDDIILDDSIFIKSSSLYREEDSPHVTTLQGDLPPDDYRKRFSFSSDPDAADSLFKISLSCNEVVVPTDEVSRPRDETGCTNINHAHVEEAKEEQKQSPKDGPTISNQYEFETTHCEFKQRAEEREMSTFRETKVEESQRRSNSINQLKDKYNKRKNETMEKNEMKLSELPSQLDKNLLLKNTLTLQRSYNNMECRKSKTSTLDQFATPSIDRLLPNERDQMEKRNISRSSVNKTDTINRFSKHDMYVHDDRLCRNELENLSNLFLSKSVFAKCPDLVSNSAGKGKKEREDQVNQTNSFSSVFPYDDKVSNGDPSHCLRGGTSGGMRRKRSISDCEGESANVYNDSSVDRIHRENANDLGVSSPYDPQEGKWPNGGVAAGGVAVGASCTGAACTGADSSRGRHNVLISASRSSMRSSGKMEWSRLDEEKGSKTTKGGRRGSSEESRGVLNDLVLSKRTSDCKVNHVSDTFSDEEISTGAEGGTRFTAHTSEGTNHMRNLSYDGAVIIGNVGQSQNGMPRFLRQLSRGTDSERSSSLMRSHEKEVRPNEGKFYPLDKKTTLEEGKIPPMVNNKNEEGINYESQLSKEDEIKHSGMTSIPDILHFGENNNSSIFFFDNIHNSSEYDCIPKPLHSSYFERKRKVSREMTESFRDGQTIFQPNINSFERINKGNISRTSPLTEGKKSLITLSSMNGSVRYPSGENEKDFEEDIMRQDTAHRKVSDEGVSDRQGYLTNQTRSWKGLQRSSSSVLFSGPNRKITPSSGGFADDPTVKEYTHDDRRSSVDTIFAKEDEQKKGPIDRNTTPRSEGTNQRSIDQVQSQKGMEVSEKGRAKDKAPSEAANDVLEACSTSYSFERNGINEQKGQAGNSYQSVQLEAYKICEHEQRERGSRNIATEYDATNAGRANEEKSNTGKVVIPPSEEERKVHPNCHGEERSNRRVVSPCSGQRRNTVAGEEKSANGYIGKKGSINGLPPPSVPSDVYENIDMHKENQRSDNEKVLSGGNPSEENPSVENPSVENPSGKNPSGKNPSVENPSGKNPSGKNPSGENPSRDTHPRSINRDDNLDPKQFKNKPSVDYQMVQGPGGKEINYMEGQNQEESCTRNSQYSKNSNEPYGETYRCKSGQLGYVKQGTQSYEHAGDEQETILSTCREEDYTSHKGNIGDYPYGKYFSKGKREDELHSNHYNDGVRSNGEHSRSSALSEDACLGAVKVERAEHSSSGARSGRGMHHRGDKEEHGGGFQSEKIPQGDKHAYERIDPLGDKNSYERIDSLNTIQPYGMKNPREGETKINAHMCGSGRGGTHPCGIHTEGDGRRNTKDIAVKRINEIIMAPNSLHNRTDSTNLERKKERNTYDHAGEDFPQERPAQDYPYGRYQSRDANYPYEQSRKGDNYRGRDILEMNATNSYQLKKNNQFEEAMIQHKYSKNGTQLYEDETNQPVYPFNEFLPNDKAPSGHLGSLAREEAFASRLMEGNVRERHSSLGGCEGYENWPQREGVTGERGSERYDPSWSRGGDYRYGGLCGEHHGEENPWEEHYNGHHDGHHDGHHDGHHDSHYGRYPPLYENLEVHSVMVAPHDRVEKSKTNVKIVDHNYVSSGIPYGTDFHSPVMPQGEYVKAHTSYVSYGGGAKWKGNSTQPLGCAHLEEKKKEAIYNYKEARLKYDIKREMYEGKYTGSPHEYEQCSRVDGRSNTALPYDYYIDEGARSEVVRRYGKYAQEELHRKGENVIMFHRFGESKDVDSHIDRVAPAPSRQYSGNGGGNSGGNGGGNGGRDSGGPVPLHYDVKREDNTHGLAPQMGDDYPNENKTWNYREGKNGLPFRKANTNYEQYKVGRDMGSNSDGRIFRHSEGDTMHRGGISRGNIQMDHNASSSSGRNANYNELLYELFRENIDSQGKEKNSQVLNKIMDVMMNIQNDLKDVKCKLSRKKKSDHHPQEGGDARSEDSGQHEGQRSRGNNGTPDGENKGNPRGENKGTPLGENKVTPRGENTGQPNCLGRGPARRSSPLNNPELDASLTPVLQNLNYEEVKDSVISKSNRLYLFSKFFASVFYEHSVKTHNFIMFNIYNTEQRRQTHKVSLFLERDYNDIYSHAYNNLLFYSFDCYKFYKYIKTKFQGSYKIYENSTLCLYIQNNYETNLINRLFIEQNNLHKSSFCLNEKRILKTCTKYVVEYFLSLLDKQVNIKNVIPFMKKKNYEIDQRNLYFFISRVNLMDKIFSDSHGFECNKKTFERFSPNVRNFAVFFKYIRDASDFYDSLVGAEVEAGVEAPQGEAAPGEAPAEARSAPGSSARSANAAAASGAPPPGRSYRLIIVALHKGKSFQYDKAPFSSFINSRQSDMHHYYNSYDSMSFFNDEVVLFNLSYAVPFYYIEYYRN
- a CDS encoding hypothetical protein (putative) — protein: MKRKRGITFSVGLFLLCSLLIGLGLGLEDSSGESPPKDSFLSTCMEVIDAITFYEDELQKYKYDDECAPYRYIGNAVLEKNNLKKNVISDGELFCESSFERKKSVHENGGHKSVYVNGYKEHITETFHFEEDQRDDCIGMVNLFNSCSTVRRSVFGDTPLIHCAEQSEKHFCNRRVQKMEDKNYIYTCSDMIVPYLLGAKNKEKTYSQMCHDVKDYAKVLKNEKNEIFKKKKKNKKV
- a CDS encoding hypothetical protein (putative), which gives rise to MSSPPADGNAVQVFSKLMENNDKFNTSEIICSSINCAPLTNDANGKIPLTDCTNVTYCGGCPILGTSRDQCSNMKSFNPENILVSSGFIDSANLISQNSLVGVPFLWDKALFDFSKCVPHLNKFVQASKELPNADKTEAYKHLFRLANFHIYGTKLAEDNDANGLNISVRINNVNSDSLKPNEQFPNGKNSLPTCPLNVANFKTFNIHQTQSFAFYQ